The Spirochaetota bacterium genomic sequence GTGAAGCAGTATTATATCTTGCTTATAATGAAAAAAATGAGATAGTTGGTAGAATTGCTGGGATTATTAATTATAAATATATTGAAAAATGGAAGAATAAGTATGCAAGGTTTGGATGGATAGATTTTATTGAAGATTTTGAGGTAGCTAAAAAGTTAATTGAAGCAGTTGAACAGTGGGCTAAGATTAAAGGTATGGAAGGGATTCATGGGCCACTTGGTTTTACAGATCTTGATTATGAAGGAATGTTAGTTGAAGGCTTTGAAGAATTGGGAACATTAGCCACTATTTATAATTATCCATATTATCCTGAATATATACAAAGGTTAGGGTATGTTAAAGATATTGATTGGTGTGAGTTTAATATAAAAACACCAGATAAAATTCCAGAAAAAGTTGAAAAATTAGCACAACTTGTAAGAGAAAGAAGAAATTATAAAATTTTGGATGCTAAAACACCCAAAGATTATTTGCCTTATGCAAAACAAATATTTGATATTATAGATAAAGCTTATGCTGATTTATATGGAGTGGTTCCTTTAACAGAAAGGCAAGTTGAAACTTATATAAAACAATACTTTCCTAATATTGATAAAGATTTTGTAAAAGTAGTTCTTGATGAAAATGATAATGTTGTAGCTTTTACAATTGGTATGCCGTCACTTTCAAAAGCTTTACAGAAATGTAAAGGAAAATTATTTCCTTTTGGTTGGATCCATATTTTATTAGCATTAAAAAAACCTAGATATCTTGATCTTTATTTAGGAGCAGTAGATCCTAAACACCAAGGTAAAGGAGCAGATGTCTTAATGATGGTTGAAATGATCAAATCTGCTATTAAAAGAAAAATAATATCTACTGAAACTAATCCTGAGCTAGAAATTAATAATAAAGTTCAAAGTCATTGGAAATATTTTGACTCAAGACAACATAAGAGAAGAAGAGTTTTTTTAAAAAAATTTTAGTTTTAATTTAATTATAAATTTAATTTAATAATAAAATTCTTTTAAATAATTAAATGAAAATATTTATAATTATATTTTATGAAAAATTTAATAATTTTAATAAATAATTTAAACTATGATTTTTTTTGTATTTTTGAAGAATTAGTAAAATATAAATATAATAATCTTATAAAATCTATATCTTTTAATCAAATTTTATTATTTTTACCAGACAACTCTAATGATAATTATGAAAAAAAATATAAAAATATTTTTTTAATAAACCAAAATATTTTAACTTTTAAATATAATAATTTAATATCGTTTTTTCAATTATTAAAAAACTATTATGATTCTTATGAAGATAAAGAAGATATATTTTTTTTAATATACCAGCCTGAGTATATTTTTTTTGATTTAGATATTAATAAAAAAATTCTTGAAGAATCAGAAAAAATAGATATTCAATACTACTATGGAGAAGGTTTTCCAGAAGGTGTGGTTGGACAGGTATTTAAATATGAAATAATAGAAGATATACTTGCAATTATAAAGCAAAAAGATGAAATAAAAAAAAATTTCATTTTTGATATTTTATTAAGAAATATTACAAATTTTGATATAGAACTTATTGAAGGAAATGAAAATTTTGAAGCTTTTAGATCATCTTTTTGCATTAATAAAAAGGAAGATATTCCACCTATTATAAGAATTTTATTTATAGCTTTTTCTTTATTAATTTATGATAAAGAACTGTTTTTATTACTATGCAAGGAGGATTTTTTTAAAGATTTTATAGAAT encodes the following:
- a CDS encoding CUE domain-containing protein; its protein translation is MIFIKEVKNKKELKDFILFPLKLYKNNKYYVPKIISDEFFTLSKDKNPAFEYCEAVLYLAYNEKNEIVGRIAGIINYKYIEKWKNKYARFGWIDFIEDFEVAKKLIEAVEQWAKIKGMEGIHGPLGFTDLDYEGMLVEGFEELGTLATIYNYPYYPEYIQRLGYVKDIDWCEFNIKTPDKIPEKVEKLAQLVRERRNYKILDAKTPKDYLPYAKQIFDIIDKAYADLYGVVPLTERQVETYIKQYFPNIDKDFVKVVLDENDNVVAFTIGMPSLSKALQKCKGKLFPFGWIHILLALKKPRYLDLYLGAVDPKHQGKGADVLMMVEMIKSAIKRKIISTETNPELEINNKVQSHWKYFDSRQHKRRRVFLKKF